A genome region from Phycisphaerae bacterium includes the following:
- a CDS encoding RNA polymerase sigma factor, with protein sequence MGQSDEALMQRISEGDEPAFEALMERYQEPVRQQLLRMLRDQTAADDLAQEVFLRVWTRAEQWNGAGPLRAWLLRVATNLTLNHLRSIRRRRQTPLQPPREPDDDETEPSMPGWMVDAAALGPDALAEQAERGELVRRLLAQLSDDKREVLRMVHEDQLPLRDVAERLGVPEGTVKSRLHYALRRLAAQWHDLEKQWED encoded by the coding sequence ATGGGGCAATCCGATGAAGCGCTGATGCAGCGGATTTCCGAAGGTGACGAACCGGCGTTCGAAGCCCTCATGGAACGTTACCAGGAACCGGTGCGCCAACAGCTTCTGCGGATGCTCCGGGACCAGACGGCGGCCGACGATCTGGCCCAGGAAGTGTTTTTGAGGGTCTGGACAAGGGCTGAGCAGTGGAACGGAGCCGGGCCGCTCCGCGCCTGGCTGCTGCGAGTGGCGACGAATTTGACCCTCAACCACCTGCGCTCCATCCGCCGGCGAAGGCAGACGCCCCTCCAGCCGCCACGCGAGCCGGACGACGACGAGACCGAGCCGTCCATGCCCGGCTGGATGGTCGACGCCGCCGCCCTCGGACCCGACGCCCTCGCCGAGCAGGCCGAGCGGGGCGAACTGGTCCGCCGTCTGCTGGCCCAGCTCTCGGACGACAAACGCGAGGTGCTCCGCATGGTCCACGAGGATCAACTGCCGCTCCGCGACGTGGCTGAGCGGCTTGGCGTGCCCGAAGGCACGGTCAAGTCGCGACTGCACTACGCCCTGCGGCGCCTCGCCGCCCAATGGCACGACCTGGAAAAACAATGGGAGGATTAA